One segment of Manihot esculenta cultivar AM560-2 chromosome 4, M.esculenta_v8, whole genome shotgun sequence DNA contains the following:
- the LOC110613858 gene encoding endochitinase: protein MRAYAFIVCSFLLISFLLSISAEQCGYQAGGALCPEGQCCSQWGWCGSTADFCCEGCQSQCNPDNICFGSGGVGGGGGSGGGNLSRIISKTSFEEMLIRRNDAACPALKFYTYEAFITAAQAFPTFGTTGDDATRKREIAAFLGETSHETIGGWPTAPDGPYASGYCFLKELSPSDYCSPSARYPCALGKQYYGRGPIQLTWNYNYGQCGNALGIDLLNNPDLLEKDPVISFKTAIWFWMTPQSPKPSCHDVITGKWSPSPADSAAGRVPGYGLITNIINGGFECGKGPDWRVEDRIGFYKRYCDILGVDYGDNLDCNSQRPFGNGLVDSM from the exons ATGAGAGCTTACGCTTTTATAGTTTGTTCTTTTCTGTTGATATCCTTTTTGCTTAGTATTTCAGCTGAGCAATGTGGATATCAAGCCGGGGGTGCATTATGCCCTGAAGGCCAATGTTGCAGTCAATGGGGCTGGTGTGGTAGCACAGCGGATTTTTGTTGTGAAGGTTGCCAAAGTCAATGTAACCCTGATAATATATGTTTTGGAAGTGGTGGAgttggaggtggtggtggaagtGGCGGTGGAAACCTTAGTAGAATCATCTCAAAAACATCATTTGAGGAGATGCTTATACGTAGAAACGATGCTGCCTGTCCTGCCCTCAAATTTTATACCTATGAGGCTTTCATTACAGCAGCCCAAGCTTTTCCTACCTTTGGAACCACTGGAGATGATGCTACACGTAAAAGAGAGATTGCTGCATTCTTGGGAGAAACATCTCATGAAACTATAG GAGGATGGCCTACTGCACCAGATGGTCCATACGCTTCGGGATACTGTTTTTTGAAGGAATTAAGTCCATCAGACTATTGTTCTCCAAGTGCCAGATATCCTTGTGCTCTTGGGAAGCAGTATTATGGCAGAGGTCCCATCCAACTTACATG GAATTATAATTATGGGCAGTGCGGTAATGCCCTAGGCATAGACTTGTTGAACAATCCAGACCTACTGGAGAAAGATCCGGTGATTTCCTTCAAGACAGCAATCTGGTTCTGGATGACTCCACAATCTCCAAAACCCTCTTGCCACGACGTCATCACCGGAAAATGGTCACCCAGCCCTGCTGATTCGGCGGCAGGAAGAGTTCCAGGTTATGGCTTGATAACAAACATCATCAATGGTGGTTTTGAATGTGGTAAAGGCCCTGATTGGCGGGTTGAAGATCGGATTGGGTTCTACAAGAGATATTGTGATATACTTGGAGTTGACTATGGTGACAATCTTGACTGCAATAGTCAAAGGCCGTTTGGAAATGGGTTGGTAGATTCTATGTAA